In a single window of the Candidatus Cybelea sp. genome:
- a CDS encoding NHL repeat-containing protein has protein sequence MKHSIVALLAIAVLITACTPRAGVSPPFPASSQRTASSRRATSSSTLYVSDSIANKVVAFQLSGSNQPPIATITNGIDVPAGMATDAAGNLYVANAGNNTVTEYHPGGSSPVTTLSQGLSGPVDVAVDSKGTVYVANYYTFGDSIVEFLGGGSKPSLSIHQQCSCYPTALALDANENLYVTYQNFYSNPAVYEYSPGSKDGTDLDLAFGSGGHFFAAGLLVDKAGNLIVAVGSIPSIEVFPPGKKSPSQSFGATGSPQLLQFVNDEGDVVVSDTANHAIEEYTYPGGSLVDTFTSGLQSAYGAAVGGSSTSRGKRCRCKRRT, from the coding sequence ATGAAGCATTCGATTGTAGCCCTGCTCGCGATCGCGGTATTAATTACCGCTTGCACGCCTCGCGCCGGTGTTTCGCCGCCGTTTCCCGCATCGTCGCAGCGTACCGCGTCGTCGCGGCGCGCAACCTCCTCAAGCACACTCTACGTTTCGGACTCCATTGCGAACAAAGTCGTCGCCTTCCAGCTCTCGGGATCCAACCAACCGCCTATCGCGACGATTACTAACGGCATCGACGTTCCGGCCGGAATGGCCACAGACGCTGCCGGCAACTTGTACGTAGCAAACGCCGGGAACAACACGGTTACGGAGTATCATCCAGGCGGCTCCTCGCCGGTAACGACGTTATCCCAGGGCCTGTCGGGCCCGGTCGACGTGGCGGTGGATTCCAAAGGAACGGTCTACGTCGCCAACTATTACACCTTCGGCGACTCCATCGTGGAATTTCTTGGGGGTGGCAGCAAGCCATCGCTATCGATCCACCAACAGTGTTCGTGCTACCCAACGGCGTTAGCTCTTGACGCTAACGAGAACCTCTATGTTACGTACCAAAACTTCTATTCGAACCCGGCCGTCTATGAATATTCGCCTGGGTCGAAAGACGGAACGGATCTAGACCTTGCATTTGGATCCGGCGGTCACTTTTTTGCGGCGGGGCTGCTCGTCGATAAAGCGGGAAATCTGATCGTCGCCGTCGGATCGATTCCCTCGATTGAAGTCTTCCCGCCCGGTAAAAAATCGCCGTCGCAAAGCTTTGGAGCTACGGGATCGCCGCAGCTCCTGCAGTTTGTGAACGATGAGGGCGACGTCGTCGTAAGCGATACGGCGAATCATGCGATTGAAGAGTACACCTATCCCGGGGGATCGCTTGTCGATACGTTTACGAGCGGGTTGCAGAGCGCGTACGGCGCCGCCGTCGGCGGCTCATCGACCAGTCGAGGAAAAAGGTGCCGTTGCAAGCGGCGCACGTGA
- a CDS encoding alkaline phosphatase family protein, which yields MRVTANPASSGGLSKIDHIVIVIQENRSFNNLFEGFPNAATSKTGACDGQTITLSQVPLATGWDISHAFQDAKTAVDYGKMDGFCHESSAGGKDTQYSFVREKDVAPYWKLAQQYALGDKMFASQLDGSFVAHQYLIAGQAGGAYYLPNYEPWGCDGNPDFRVGIMNGAATSPQGGLPVGVAFPCFTYKSIADELDAAGLSWRSYSPRYCPKVHCLTSYSWDGFDAIKDIREGPDWKKDVVSPETQILRDVKKGKLADVTWVIPSDKLSDHAGSDSKLGPSWVASIVNTIGESGFWPSTAIFVVWDDWGGWYDGVAPPQLDWDGLGVRVPLLCISPYAKSNYVDHTQYEFGSLLKIIESRFDLPSLGQTDARAAAPTSCFDFSRKPRAFTEIPAPYPAQYLIAHHGTGEPDNQ from the coding sequence ATGAGAGTCACGGCCAATCCGGCGAGTTCCGGCGGGCTATCGAAGATCGATCACATCGTGATCGTCATTCAGGAAAACCGGAGTTTCAACAACTTGTTCGAGGGTTTTCCGAACGCCGCAACCTCGAAAACCGGCGCTTGCGACGGTCAAACGATAACCTTGAGCCAAGTACCGCTGGCAACGGGTTGGGACATCTCGCATGCCTTTCAGGATGCAAAAACGGCCGTCGACTACGGGAAAATGGACGGCTTTTGCCACGAGTCAAGCGCGGGCGGCAAGGATACGCAATACTCGTTCGTTCGCGAGAAAGACGTAGCCCCGTATTGGAAGTTGGCCCAGCAATATGCACTTGGCGATAAAATGTTCGCATCGCAGCTGGACGGGAGTTTCGTTGCGCACCAGTACCTGATCGCCGGACAAGCGGGAGGGGCCTATTACTTACCCAACTACGAGCCGTGGGGCTGCGACGGCAACCCAGACTTCCGCGTCGGTATCATGAATGGCGCCGCGACTTCGCCGCAAGGGGGTCTGCCGGTCGGTGTCGCTTTTCCCTGCTTCACGTACAAATCGATCGCCGACGAGCTGGATGCCGCCGGCCTGTCGTGGCGCTCGTACTCACCCCGGTACTGCCCCAAGGTCCACTGCCTTACTTCATACTCCTGGGACGGTTTCGACGCCATCAAGGATATTCGCGAGGGCCCCGATTGGAAGAAAGACGTCGTTTCGCCCGAGACGCAAATCCTGCGAGACGTAAAGAAAGGAAAGCTGGCCGACGTGACGTGGGTTATTCCGTCGGACAAGCTATCGGATCATGCCGGAAGCGACAGCAAACTCGGACCATCTTGGGTCGCGTCGATCGTCAATACGATTGGTGAGAGCGGGTTCTGGCCGTCTACCGCAATCTTCGTGGTCTGGGACGACTGGGGCGGCTGGTACGACGGCGTGGCCCCCCCGCAACTCGACTGGGACGGCCTCGGGGTTCGGGTGCCGTTGCTCTGCATCTCTCCGTACGCCAAATCGAACTACGTGGACCACACTCAGTACGAGTTCGGCAGCCTCCTGAAAATCATCGAGAGCCGCTTCGATCTGCCCTCCTTGGGTCAGACCGATGCACGCGCCGCCGCGCCGACGAGCTGCTTCGACTTTTCCCGGAAGCCGCGCGCGTTCACGGAGATTCCGGCGCCGTATCCGGCGCAATACCTCATCGCGCACCATGGAACGGGCGAGCCCGACAATCAATGA